In Altererythrobacter rubellus, the following are encoded in one genomic region:
- a CDS encoding arginine N-succinyltransferase, giving the protein MTFRLRAARAADLEPLYEMAKLTGGGFTNLPPDRAALGAKLERASEAFANDGDEIADEQFVLVLENAQTGAIRGTCQLMTQVGQQWPFYSYRLNTLTQYSQELDRTVRAELLSLVTDLEGSSEVGGLFLHPNERAGGLGLLLARSRYLFIAMHRSRFGDRTLAELRGIIDERGGSPFWDGVAGRFFGMSFQDADYFNAINGNQFIADLMPKHPVYIAMLNDDARSVIGVPHPTGRAAMRMLENEGFRYENYVDIFDGGPSMIARTDDIKSVKESVQRQIAGINLEQGERAILATGRLSTFRACYGARALNQDGTISIDAQAADVLDVKAGDQVWSVAR; this is encoded by the coding sequence TTGACTTTCCGCCTGCGCGCCGCGCGCGCCGCCGACCTGGAGCCGCTTTACGAGATGGCAAAGCTGACCGGGGGCGGGTTCACCAACCTGCCGCCTGATCGGGCAGCACTGGGCGCAAAACTGGAACGCGCGAGCGAAGCCTTCGCGAATGATGGTGATGAAATCGCTGATGAACAGTTTGTGCTGGTATTGGAGAACGCCCAAACAGGTGCAATCCGCGGCACGTGCCAATTGATGACACAAGTGGGCCAACAATGGCCGTTCTATTCCTATCGCCTGAATACCCTGACTCAATATTCGCAGGAGTTGGACCGCACGGTTCGCGCTGAATTGCTGAGCTTGGTAACAGACCTTGAAGGCTCTAGCGAAGTCGGCGGGCTGTTCCTGCATCCGAATGAGCGCGCCGGTGGGCTGGGCCTGCTGCTCGCGCGCAGCCGCTATCTGTTCATTGCAATGCATCGCAGCCGGTTTGGCGACCGTACTCTGGCGGAACTGCGCGGGATTATTGATGAACGCGGCGGCTCGCCCTTCTGGGATGGCGTGGCAGGCCGCTTCTTCGGCATGAGCTTTCAGGACGCAGACTATTTCAATGCGATCAATGGCAATCAGTTTATCGCCGATCTGATGCCCAAGCATCCGGTCTATATTGCCATGCTGAACGATGACGCGCGCAGCGTGATCGGCGTGCCGCATCCCACCGGACGCGCCGCCATGCGGATGCTGGAGAATGAAGGCTTTCGCTACGAAAACTACGTCGACATTTTTGACGGCGGACCAAGCATGATTGCCCGCACTGACGACATCAAGAGTGTCAAGGAAAGCGTGCAGCGACAGATCGCAGGCATCAACCTCGAGCAAGGCGAACGCGCGATTCTGGCCACCGGCAGGCTCAGCACTTTCCGTGCCTGTTATGGCGCGCGGGCGCTAAACCAAGACGGAACGATCTCTATCGACGCGCAAGCCGCAGATGTATTGGACGTTAAGGCTGGTGATCAGGTCTGGAGCGTGGCGCGGTGA
- a CDS encoding parallel beta-helix domain-containing protein, with translation MKKLFAVTALSFALAACSAQESADEMPLGDPGYEEVLMAQLLDAQPGDVITIPEGKFPITRSLSLTVDGVTIRGAGMDKSILSFKGQVSGAEGLLVTASDFKIEGLAIEDTIGDALKISEGNNITIRGVRTEWTDGYKTENGAYGIYPVQTTNVLMEDNVAIGASDAGIYVGQSANVIVRRNRAEWNVAGIEIENTVDADVYENVATNNTGGILVFNMPNLPQLGERTRVFNNRVVDNNTENFGHEGTPVASVPAGSGIVITSNDKVEVFDNEIRNNQTANIIISSVFSTNYSGLSAQPNYDPYPEGIYIYGNTLEGGGDSPDGLDLKALKTMMFGINGSFPDVLWDGFVNPDKVVNGKLPVDQRICIEDSSVGIINVDGPNEFANPNTEDADHRCTLPKLPAVKLENADA, from the coding sequence ATGAAGAAGCTATTTGCCGTCACGGCGTTGTCATTCGCGCTTGCTGCATGTTCTGCTCAGGAATCTGCCGATGAAATGCCGCTGGGCGACCCGGGCTATGAAGAAGTGCTTATGGCGCAACTGCTTGATGCGCAGCCGGGCGATGTCATCACGATCCCCGAAGGCAAATTTCCGATAACGCGCAGCCTCAGCCTGACGGTCGACGGCGTGACCATTCGCGGTGCCGGCATGGATAAGTCGATCCTGTCATTCAAAGGGCAGGTATCTGGCGCGGAAGGGCTGCTCGTTACCGCGTCCGACTTTAAAATCGAAGGGCTGGCGATCGAAGACACCATCGGAGATGCGCTGAAAATCAGTGAAGGCAACAACATTACGATCCGCGGTGTGCGCACTGAATGGACTGATGGCTACAAGACCGAAAACGGCGCTTACGGCATTTATCCCGTGCAGACGACCAATGTGCTGATGGAAGACAATGTCGCAATCGGCGCGTCAGACGCAGGCATCTATGTCGGACAGTCCGCCAATGTCATCGTGCGCCGCAACCGCGCGGAATGGAACGTCGCCGGGATTGAGATCGAAAATACTGTCGATGCCGATGTCTACGAAAATGTCGCGACTAATAACACCGGCGGTATCCTGGTGTTCAACATGCCCAACCTGCCCCAGCTGGGAGAGCGCACCCGCGTGTTCAACAATCGGGTGGTGGACAACAACACAGAGAACTTCGGCCATGAAGGCACCCCAGTGGCCAGTGTGCCTGCTGGCTCTGGCATCGTCATCACCTCCAACGACAAGGTTGAAGTGTTCGATAACGAAATCAGGAATAACCAGACCGCCAATATCATCATCTCAAGTGTCTTTTCGACCAATTATTCCGGCCTCAGCGCTCAGCCGAACTACGATCCATATCCTGAAGGCATCTACATCTACGGCAACACGCTGGAAGGCGGGGGCGATTCGCCTGACGGGCTCGATCTCAAGGCTCTAAAGACCATGATGTTCGGCATTAACGGCAGCTTCCCTGACGTGCTGTGGGATGGCTTCGTCAATCCGGACAAGGTGGTGAATGGCAAACTGCCGGTGGATCAGCGGATCTGCATTGAGGATAGCAGCGTGGGAATCATCAATGTCGATGGCCCGAATGAATTCGCCAATCCCAATACCGAAGATGCCGATCACCGGTGCACACTGCCCAAGCTTCCTGCTGTCAAGTTAGAGAACGCTGACGCATGA
- a CDS encoding malate synthase G, with translation MSEFVNRAGIRIDSRLATFLETEVLTPLERDAGAFWQGFADLLGVFAPRNAALLAKREDLQAKIDAWHSERRGKPLDQDEYQAFLREIGYLVPEPDDFTIGSQNVDAEIATMAGPQLVVPILNARFLLNAANARWGSLYDAFYGTDALDATPAQPGGYDQARGDAVIARGREFLDSALPLVDQSWADLADENDGKLQDESQYVGKTERGLLFQNNGLHIEIVFDPIHPVGQTDKAGIADIIIESALTAIADCEDSVAAVDAEDKLLAYTNWLGVIRGDLQESFDKGGRTLTRQLSDDKSYTDRGGKSQSLHGRSLLFVRNVGHLMTNPAILLADGGEVPEGIMDAVFTSAISTLDVEGHAKYGNSKHGSIYIVKPKMHGPEECAFTNDLFNAVEDLLGLPRHTVKVGVMDEERRTSANLGACIHAVKDRVVFINTGFLDRTGDEIQTSMQAGPMMRKGEIKGSKWLAAYEKRNVAIGLKHGLSGRAQIGKGMWPAPDLMKQMMTEKIGHLKAGANTAWVPSPTAATLHALHYHACDVFAEQAHVTDVPPLDDLLTIPLAEGTNWSEDELREELDNNAQGLLGYVVRWVDAGVGCSKVPDINDVGLMEDRATLRISSQHMANWLLHGVVTKDQVMDSLRRMAAKVDAQNAGDPFYEPMVGNEDAPAFRAACDLVFKGVEQPSGYTEPLLHQWRLVKKAS, from the coding sequence GTGAGCGAATTTGTGAACCGTGCCGGGATTAGGATCGATTCCCGTCTGGCGACTTTCCTTGAAACCGAAGTGCTGACGCCGCTTGAGCGCGATGCTGGCGCGTTTTGGCAGGGATTTGCGGATTTGCTGGGCGTATTTGCCCCGCGCAATGCAGCACTGCTTGCCAAGCGCGAAGATCTGCAAGCCAAGATCGATGCATGGCATTCTGAACGCCGCGGCAAGCCACTTGATCAAGACGAATATCAAGCCTTTCTGCGCGAGATCGGATACCTCGTTCCGGAACCAGACGATTTCACTATTGGCAGCCAGAACGTTGATGCGGAGATCGCAACTATGGCCGGGCCGCAGCTGGTGGTTCCGATCCTCAATGCGCGCTTCTTGCTAAACGCTGCCAATGCGCGCTGGGGCAGCCTGTATGATGCATTCTATGGCACAGACGCGCTGGACGCAACTCCTGCGCAACCTGGGGGGTATGATCAGGCACGCGGTGACGCAGTGATTGCACGCGGTCGCGAATTTCTCGATTCCGCATTGCCGCTCGTGGACCAGAGTTGGGCAGATCTGGCGGACGAAAATGACGGAAAATTGCAGGATGAAAGTCAGTATGTCGGCAAGACAGAACGTGGCTTGCTCTTCCAGAACAATGGTTTGCACATCGAAATTGTGTTCGATCCTATACATCCGGTCGGCCAGACGGATAAAGCTGGCATTGCGGACATCATCATCGAAAGCGCGCTCACAGCAATTGCCGATTGCGAGGATTCTGTCGCGGCGGTCGATGCTGAGGACAAGCTGCTCGCCTACACCAATTGGCTGGGCGTGATCCGCGGCGATCTGCAGGAAAGCTTTGACAAGGGCGGCCGCACGCTGACCCGCCAACTGTCTGATGACAAGTCATACACAGACCGGGGTGGGAAAAGCCAAAGCCTGCACGGGCGCAGCTTGCTGTTTGTGCGCAATGTCGGCCATTTGATGACGAATCCGGCGATCCTGTTGGCCGATGGCGGCGAAGTGCCCGAAGGCATTATGGATGCGGTCTTCACGAGTGCGATCAGCACACTGGATGTTGAAGGTCACGCGAAATACGGCAACTCGAAACACGGCAGCATCTACATTGTGAAGCCCAAGATGCACGGGCCGGAAGAATGCGCCTTCACCAATGACCTGTTCAATGCGGTCGAGGATCTGCTCGGCCTGCCGCGTCACACGGTGAAGGTTGGCGTCATGGACGAAGAGCGCCGCACCAGCGCGAATCTTGGCGCCTGTATCCACGCAGTGAAAGACCGCGTGGTATTCATCAACACCGGCTTCCTTGATCGCACAGGCGATGAAATCCAAACCTCGATGCAAGCGGGCCCGATGATGCGCAAGGGGGAGATCAAGGGCTCCAAATGGCTCGCCGCTTATGAAAAGCGCAATGTTGCGATCGGCCTCAAACATGGCCTTTCCGGGCGCGCGCAGATCGGCAAAGGCATGTGGCCTGCGCCTGATTTGATGAAGCAGATGATGACGGAGAAGATCGGTCATCTGAAAGCAGGCGCGAACACCGCCTGGGTTCCATCGCCCACCGCCGCCACCCTGCATGCGCTGCACTATCACGCCTGTGATGTGTTTGCAGAGCAAGCGCATGTCACAGATGTTCCGCCTCTCGATGATTTGCTCACTATTCCGCTGGCCGAGGGCACCAACTGGTCTGAAGACGAGCTCCGCGAGGAACTGGATAACAATGCCCAAGGGCTATTGGGTTATGTCGTGCGCTGGGTGGATGCAGGCGTTGGCTGCTCGAAAGTGCCGGACATCAATGATGTTGGCCTGATGGAAGATCGCGCAACCTTGCGCATCAGCTCTCAGCATATGGCGAACTGGCTGTTGCACGGTGTGGTGACAAAGGATCAGGTGATGGACAGTCTGCGCCGTATGGCGGCCAAGGTCGACGCGCAGAACGCAGGCGATCCATTCTACGAGCCGATGGTAGGCAATGAAGATGCCCCAGCGTTTCGCGCGGCCTGCGATCTGGTGTTCAAAGGGGTGGAGCAGCCGTCTGGCTATACCGAACCGCTCTTGCATCAGTGGCGGCTGGTCAAGAAGGCTAGCTGA
- a CDS encoding SO2930 family diheme c-type cytochrome, with amino-acid sequence MIETMRAGLLAAAAGAALALSACGETTQGGPEVIASTVPVFHAEGRPEKLSEWNLLRVADGGLVLNDRVTAYDLNSSLFTDYTHKLRTVWLPAGEAAKYDGEETFDFPVGTVISKTFYYPREGDAVLLADDTTAKRLNSGFALADVRLIETRLLVRREAGWEALPYVWNAEQTDAVLKRTGDAQTLTLTSGDGSSSEFTYIVPNANQCAGCHATNATTREVMPIGPKARHLNRDFSYAEGAENQLAEWSRLGLLSGAPEPGEAPRNAVWSDASLSLESRARAYLDINCAHCHNRVGPADTSGLLLEHDAPVGPSLGLCKLPIAAGKGTGGRLFGIVPGKADQSIFTYRMESTDPSIMMPELGRSLSHAEGTQLIAEWIAAMDGSCA; translated from the coding sequence ATGATCGAGACAATGCGTGCTGGATTGCTGGCAGCGGCGGCTGGCGCGGCTCTGGCGCTGTCTGCGTGCGGAGAGACCACGCAGGGCGGGCCGGAAGTAATTGCGTCGACTGTGCCGGTTTTCCACGCCGAGGGGCGACCTGAGAAGCTGAGCGAGTGGAACCTGTTGCGGGTTGCGGATGGCGGATTGGTACTGAACGACCGCGTGACCGCTTATGATCTTAATTCCTCACTCTTCACCGACTACACACACAAGTTGCGCACGGTGTGGCTGCCCGCTGGCGAGGCGGCGAAATACGATGGCGAAGAGACATTCGACTTCCCGGTTGGCACGGTCATCTCGAAGACGTTCTATTACCCGCGCGAAGGCGACGCGGTTCTGCTGGCGGATGACACGACTGCCAAGCGTTTGAACAGCGGCTTTGCGCTGGCCGATGTGCGGCTGATCGAAACGCGTTTGCTCGTCCGGCGAGAGGCAGGGTGGGAAGCGCTGCCCTATGTCTGGAATGCGGAGCAAACAGACGCGGTGCTCAAGCGCACCGGCGACGCGCAGACGTTGACGCTAACCAGCGGAGACGGTTCTTCGAGCGAGTTTACATACATCGTGCCCAACGCGAACCAGTGTGCCGGTTGTCATGCGACCAATGCGACGACGCGCGAAGTGATGCCGATTGGCCCCAAGGCTCGGCATCTCAACCGCGATTTTTCTTATGCGGAAGGTGCGGAAAACCAGCTGGCTGAATGGAGCAGGCTAGGCCTGCTGTCCGGCGCGCCGGAACCGGGCGAAGCGCCGCGAAACGCGGTTTGGAGCGATGCGAGTCTGTCATTGGAGAGCCGCGCGCGCGCCTATCTCGATATCAATTGCGCACATTGCCATAATCGCGTGGGTCCGGCGGACACATCAGGCCTGCTGCTGGAGCATGATGCGCCGGTCGGCCCTTCGTTGGGCCTGTGCAAACTGCCGATTGCAGCAGGGAAGGGCACAGGCGGGCGTCTGTTCGGGATTGTGCCGGGCAAGGCCGATCAATCGATCTTCACTTACCGGATGGAATCGACCGACCCTTCGATCATGATGCCCGAACTGGGGCGTTCCCTATCGCATGCAGAGGGCACGCAACTGATTGCAGAGTGGATCGCGGCGATGGATGGCAGCTGCGCTTAG
- the pdxA gene encoding 4-hydroxythreonine-4-phosphate dehydrogenase PdxA, with the protein MSSTGEHLPLAISLGDPSGIGPEIIVHAWRQRAEMGLKPFAVVGGSGVLRAAAETLGVDCPITQISSLSQASNVFDTALPVLGDKDVAYHPGVPNTAGAKLALTSLEQATQLAVSGMASAVVTAPIAKKLLEEVGFQHPGQTEFLAAACGLPENTSVMMMAGPNLRTVPLTVHCPLADVPSLISTDLIATRGRIVAAALKLDFGIENPRIAVTGLNPHAGEGGKFGREEIGTIAPAIAALQSEGLNVTGPHSADAMFTPRARSGYDAALCMYHDQALIPLKALEFDEGVNVTLGLPIIRTSPDHGTAFDIAGKGIADPGAMIAAIRMAGEMAARRYAHG; encoded by the coding sequence TTGAGCAGCACAGGCGAACATCTTCCTCTAGCGATATCACTCGGTGATCCATCGGGCATTGGGCCTGAAATCATCGTGCATGCGTGGCGCCAACGGGCAGAAATGGGTTTGAAGCCATTCGCCGTTGTTGGCGGTAGCGGAGTATTGCGCGCTGCTGCAGAAACGCTTGGTGTCGATTGTCCGATCACTCAAATCAGCTCGCTTTCACAGGCTAGTAACGTCTTTGATACCGCGCTGCCGGTGCTTGGTGACAAGGATGTCGCCTATCACCCCGGCGTCCCCAACACTGCAGGCGCAAAGCTCGCGCTCACTTCACTGGAGCAAGCCACGCAGCTGGCCGTGAGCGGCATGGCAAGCGCTGTTGTGACCGCTCCGATCGCCAAGAAGCTGCTCGAAGAAGTGGGCTTCCAACATCCCGGGCAGACCGAGTTTCTCGCGGCAGCTTGCGGATTGCCAGAGAATACCTCCGTTATGATGATGGCCGGGCCAAACCTGCGTACAGTCCCGCTGACAGTCCACTGCCCGCTGGCTGATGTTCCGAGCCTGATCTCGACCGACCTAATCGCCACACGCGGCCGCATTGTCGCCGCCGCATTGAAGCTCGACTTTGGCATCGAAAACCCCCGCATCGCCGTCACCGGGCTAAACCCGCATGCTGGTGAAGGTGGAAAATTTGGCCGCGAAGAGATTGGGACGATCGCACCAGCCATCGCTGCGTTGCAGAGCGAAGGGCTCAATGTAACCGGGCCGCATTCCGCCGATGCGATGTTCACACCGCGCGCCCGGTCAGGATATGATGCCGCGCTGTGTATGTATCACGATCAAGCGCTGATCCCTTTGAAAGCGTTGGAATTTGACGAAGGCGTGAACGTCACGCTGGGCCTGCCGATTATCCGCACATCGCCCGATCACGGAACCGCTTTTGACATCGCTGGCAAAGGCATCGCTGATCCGGGTGCAATGATCGCCGCGATCCGCATGGCCGGCGAAATGGCTGCGCGGCGCTACGCCCATGGCTGA
- a CDS encoding N-succinylarginine dihydrolase has protein sequence MSVTEINFDGIVGPSHNYAGLSLGNIASASHKGDPSYPRAAALQGVEKMRGNLARLGVQGFLLPLPRPNDSLLHSLAVDETAERALLAAAWSASSMWTANAATVSPAADTADGKCHLTPANLVTMLHRGQEWPDTKAMLDIAFGNADHFTVHDAVPPTFGDEGAANHMRLCEKHGEAGVEVFVYGKQGGKFPARQHEQASRAVARLHGLDPTRAVFIEQNPAAMEAGAFHNDVVAVANETVVFAHELAFADRQGAYDAMRAAFPALQVVEVPDSAVSLADAIKTYLFNAQLLTLPDGGMALIVPEECRESASVWRWCEQMMAGNGPIREVIPVDVRQSMANGGGPACLRLRVVCDPATVDPRFLINEAKADLIESVIAANWPEQIDPADLGNEALKNSVRSARYALLEALNLTELG, from the coding sequence GTGAGCGTAACCGAGATCAATTTTGACGGGATTGTTGGCCCTTCACACAATTATGCCGGACTAAGTCTAGGCAATATCGCCAGCGCGAGCCACAAGGGCGACCCGTCCTATCCGCGCGCGGCGGCGCTGCAAGGCGTGGAGAAAATGCGCGGCAATCTGGCCCGCCTTGGCGTGCAGGGTTTCCTGCTGCCCCTGCCCCGCCCCAATGACAGTCTGCTGCATTCGCTGGCTGTTGACGAGACCGCCGAGCGCGCTCTGCTCGCTGCTGCGTGGTCCGCAAGCAGCATGTGGACCGCCAATGCGGCCACCGTCAGTCCGGCTGCCGACACCGCTGATGGCAAATGCCACCTCACCCCGGCAAACCTTGTGACAATGCTCCATCGCGGCCAGGAATGGCCGGACACCAAGGCTATGCTAGACATTGCATTTGGCAATGCAGACCATTTCACAGTGCACGATGCCGTGCCGCCGACGTTCGGTGATGAAGGCGCTGCCAACCATATGCGCTTGTGCGAGAAACATGGCGAAGCGGGTGTCGAAGTGTTCGTGTATGGCAAGCAAGGCGGCAAATTCCCGGCGCGCCAGCATGAACAGGCCAGCCGCGCGGTTGCGCGCTTGCATGGACTAGATCCCACGCGCGCCGTTTTCATCGAACAGAACCCGGCAGCCATGGAAGCAGGTGCATTCCACAATGATGTGGTGGCGGTCGCCAATGAGACCGTGGTTTTCGCACATGAACTCGCCTTTGCAGATCGTCAAGGCGCCTATGACGCCATGCGCGCGGCCTTTCCCGCACTACAAGTGGTGGAAGTGCCTGATAGCGCGGTGAGCCTGGCAGATGCGATCAAGACTTACCTCTTCAACGCGCAATTGCTGACGCTGCCAGACGGCGGGATGGCGCTGATCGTGCCGGAGGAATGCCGCGAAAGCGCGAGCGTCTGGCGCTGGTGCGAGCAGATGATGGCCGGCAATGGCCCGATCCGTGAAGTGATCCCTGTCGATGTCCGCCAATCAATGGCCAATGGCGGCGGACCCGCGTGTTTGCGCCTGCGCGTTGTATGCGATCCAGCGACGGTCGACCCGCGCTTTCTGATCAACGAGGCCAAGGCCGATTTGATCGAGTCGGTGATCGCGGCGAATTGGCCGGAACAGATCGATCCCGCCGATCTGGGCAATGAAGCCCTGAAAAACAGTGTCAGATCGGCACGTTATGCACTTCTGGAAGCGCTTAACCTTACCGAACTGGGTTAA
- a CDS encoding hydrolase, giving the protein MLKQVQSWCAINTGTANLEGLAQQASVLAEAFSALPGDVELVEPAQVTAIDSAGREFEKPHGKHLVLRVRAKANRRILFTGHMDTVFPADHSFQNQTWLDDDTLNGPGVADMKGGIAVMLHALIAAEASGAIGSLGYDVLINSDEETGSLASRDLIAELAQGKLAALTYEPAALPDGTLAHARGGTGNYSITFTGKSAHAGRNPHEGRNAVVAAADLILRLKAMERDDITINPAKLEGGAANNVVPDHAVLRFNIRPKSTEAMEGFDHNLADVLRQVEAEHEVGIHRHGGVTRPPKPVDDRAQALFDLVKACGAELGQDIKWQSTGGVCDGNNIAACGVPVVDTMGVRGGAIHSPEEFLIVPSLAERAALSALVITRIANGELH; this is encoded by the coding sequence ATGCTGAAACAGGTGCAAAGCTGGTGCGCGATCAACACCGGCACTGCCAATCTGGAAGGGCTGGCGCAGCAGGCAAGCGTTCTGGCGGAAGCCTTTTCAGCGCTGCCCGGTGATGTCGAGCTGGTTGAGCCTGCACAGGTCACAGCTATCGATTCTGCTGGACGCGAGTTTGAAAAGCCACATGGCAAACATCTGGTGTTGCGCGTGCGCGCTAAGGCCAATCGCCGCATTCTCTTCACTGGCCACATGGACACAGTCTTTCCGGCCGATCATTCATTCCAGAACCAGACCTGGCTTGATGATGATACTTTGAACGGGCCAGGCGTGGCGGACATGAAGGGCGGGATCGCCGTCATGCTGCATGCCCTTATAGCGGCGGAGGCCAGCGGCGCGATCGGATCGTTGGGTTATGATGTGTTGATCAATTCAGACGAGGAAACCGGCTCGCTTGCGTCACGCGATCTTATCGCAGAATTGGCGCAAGGCAAACTCGCGGCGCTTACCTATGAGCCAGCCGCATTGCCCGATGGCACACTGGCCCATGCGCGTGGCGGCACAGGCAATTATTCGATCACTTTCACCGGCAAAAGCGCGCATGCAGGCCGCAATCCGCATGAAGGCCGCAATGCTGTCGTCGCCGCAGCTGACCTGATCCTGCGCCTTAAAGCAATGGAGCGCGATGATATCACGATCAATCCTGCAAAACTGGAAGGCGGCGCGGCGAACAATGTGGTGCCGGACCACGCAGTGCTGCGCTTCAATATTCGCCCAAAGTCAACCGAAGCGATGGAGGGCTTTGACCACAATCTGGCCGATGTCCTGAGGCAGGTCGAAGCAGAGCACGAAGTGGGCATCCATCGCCATGGTGGCGTCACCAGACCGCCCAAGCCGGTTGATGACCGCGCGCAAGCTCTTTTCGATCTCGTCAAGGCATGCGGCGCAGAGCTGGGCCAAGACATCAAGTGGCAATCCACCGGCGGGGTGTGCGATGGCAACAATATCGCGGCTTGCGGCGTGCCAGTGGTCGATACTATGGGTGTGCGCGGAGGGGCAATCCACAGCCCGGAAGAATTTCTGATAGTGCCAAGCTTGGCAGAGCGTGCAGCGCTCTCTGCTCTGGTCATCACTCGCATTGCGAACGGAGAGCTGCATTGA
- a CDS encoding NUDIX hydrolase encodes MSDTDASKPENIEWQGKFITTKTRGRWEYVARTRGIRAAAIIAIDDGHVILVEQYRVPLGKICLEIPAGLIGDDEGKAGELAEDAAKRELEEETGYRAERMENLGEFYSSPGMVSESFTLLRAHGLTKVSEGGGTASEDITVHRVNLRDLPQFVADWRAKGHGVDVRIAMLMAATGLIRED; translated from the coding sequence ATGAGCGATACAGACGCGAGCAAGCCCGAAAACATCGAGTGGCAGGGCAAATTCATCACCACCAAGACCCGCGGCCGCTGGGAATATGTTGCCCGCACCCGAGGCATTCGTGCCGCTGCGATCATCGCGATAGATGACGGCCACGTGATCTTGGTCGAGCAGTATCGCGTACCGCTAGGCAAGATATGCCTGGAAATCCCAGCTGGCCTGATCGGAGACGACGAAGGCAAAGCAGGCGAATTGGCCGAAGACGCTGCCAAGCGCGAGTTGGAAGAGGAAACCGGTTATCGCGCGGAACGCATGGAGAATCTGGGCGAGTTTTACTCCAGCCCCGGCATGGTCTCTGAAAGTTTCACTCTGTTGCGCGCGCATGGTCTTACGAAAGTGAGCGAGGGTGGCGGAACCGCCAGTGAAGACATCACGGTGCACCGCGTAAACTTGCGTGACCTGCCGCAATTCGTTGCAGATTGGCGCGCAAAGGGCCACGGTGTGGATGTACGTATCGCCATGTTGATGGCTGCGACCGGACTTATCAGAGAGGATTGA
- the rsmA gene encoding 16S rRNA (adenine(1518)-N(6)/adenine(1519)-N(6))-dimethyltransferase RsmA — protein MAELPPLREVIARHGLSASKALGQNFLFDAQLLDRIAAIPGDLHGQPVLEIGPGPGGLTRALLKAGARVTAIEMDSRCLPALAELSDAFPDQLSVIEGDAMKIDHGHLMGGEPFHVVANLPYNVGTALCVRWLGGETWPPQWVSLTLMFQQEVAQRIVAKEGGGAYGRLAVLAQWRSKAKLAMKVHRSAFTPPPKVMSAIVHVTPVNAPEGVSSRTLERLTEAAFGQRRKMLRQSLKGVPGALEALEKIGIDPTRRAETLSVDEFVELARELS, from the coding sequence ATGGCTGAGCTTCCTCCCCTTCGTGAAGTTATCGCCCGGCACGGGCTCAGCGCATCCAAGGCGCTGGGGCAGAATTTTCTGTTCGATGCGCAATTGCTGGACCGGATAGCCGCCATTCCGGGGGATTTGCACGGCCAGCCTGTGCTGGAAATTGGTCCCGGCCCTGGCGGTCTGACCCGCGCCTTGCTGAAGGCTGGCGCGCGCGTGACCGCGATCGAGATGGACAGCCGATGCTTGCCTGCGCTGGCCGAACTCAGCGACGCATTTCCCGATCAGCTTTCCGTGATTGAAGGCGATGCCATGAAGATCGACCATGGCCATTTGATGGGCGGAGAGCCTTTCCACGTGGTGGCAAACCTGCCCTACAATGTGGGTACGGCGTTATGCGTAAGGTGGCTCGGTGGAGAAACTTGGCCGCCGCAATGGGTTTCGCTCACACTGATGTTCCAGCAAGAGGTCGCGCAGCGGATTGTCGCCAAGGAAGGCGGAGGTGCTTACGGGCGACTTGCTGTGCTGGCACAATGGCGCAGTAAGGCCAAACTGGCGATGAAAGTGCACCGCAGCGCCTTCACACCGCCACCCAAAGTGATGAGCGCAATTGTTCATGTGACGCCGGTCAACGCACCAGAGGGTGTGAGTTCCCGCACGCTGGAACGTTTGACCGAGGCCGCCTTTGGCCAACGCCGCAAGATGCTGCGTCAGAGTTTGAAGGGTGTGCCGGGCGCGCTAGAAGCCTTGGAAAAAATCGGGATCGATCCAACTCGCCGCGCGGAGACATTGAGTGTCGACGAATTCGTCGAACTCGCCCGCGAACTCAGCTAG